DNA sequence from the Fuscovulum ytuae genome:
TGCCTATGTAGGCCCGACAACTATACGATCACTAGTGGATCACCTCGACCGACAGCCAGGCGCAGTCGCAGTGGGTTGTACATTTCTTTTTCCGGATCTGCGCGTGCAGGAGGCTGGTGGGATAATCTCTGACTGTGGGCAACAGATACAGTTACACAAGTATAGCTCCTTCGAGTTGCAGCGCAAATTTGCTTCCGGAGGCTCAGCTCAATCAACGCAGTATATATCGTCGGCATGTTTCTGTGTTCGCCGCAGCGTATTGGACGATGTGGGTGGATACGACAGCGTTTTTGAGCCGTTGTATTTTGAAGATGCAGATCTTTGTAAACGTATAGTAAGTTCGGGCGGCAGGATCGATTATCTTCCAGGAGAGTATGTTATTCATTTTGAGAATGCCAGCACTCGCGAATTCTTGGGTGACGACTTCTTGCCTCAAATCAGCCGAAATCGAGAGAAGTTTCGACATCGGTGGCTCTATCGGGCGCCAGATTATCGTCCGCGCGACATGTTTAGGCAAGTTGGGCGTGCTCGTGACGCAAGCCGCCCCCTTGCAGTGATCTATACGCCATATAATATCGGCATAGGAGGCGGCGAGCGTTATACGCTGGCCGTTGCTGTAGCTCTTGCTGAAAGCTACAACGTCATCGTCGCCACTTCTACACCATGCAGCCGCACTCGTCTTTGTTTTGCTCTTTCGGATCTTGGACTTGATCTTTCTGATGACATGATAATCGACGTTGCTCAGATTGAAGAACTGCGTGCTCAAGAATGTGACTTGATGATTGCAGTTGGAAATCAAGCAATTCCTCCGATAGTTATGTTTGGAAAGCGCAATATTTACCACTGTCAGTTTCCATTTCCGGGTCACCATGAGGATCGCTGGCAAGCAAACCGACTCAAAAATGTCGATGCAGTTATCGTAAACAGTGAATTTACTAAATCTCATCTCAGCCGTTGTTATGAAGGTTTGAATTGTGATGTTCCGATATATGTCACGTACGCGCCGGTTAGGACTACAAGCATAGTTCGGCGCGAAACCCCAGAGGCGCAGCTTTTGTCTCTTATCAATATTGGCAGATTTGATCCTGATGGTCACGCGAAGCGTCAGGATATCGCCATCACTGTTCTAAGGGAGGCTCTGCGGACATCTTCTGATATTCATTTGAACCTCGTTGGTGGGCTTCATGCTGATCAGAGACGTTTTGACTATTTTAATCGCCTTGTTTCCAGTTCAGAAGACCTGGCGTTGCCTGTTAAGTTCAGCGTTAATGCATCACGCGGAGATCTTGAGGCTTTGCTGGCGAGTTCTGATGTTTATTTTCACGCTTGTGGTTTTGGAGGTGATCTCATAGGGGCTCCGGAGCGCCAAGAGCATTTTGGTATTGCGGTCGTTGAAGGGATGATGTGGGGTCTTATTCCAGTTGTTTTTGATGGAGGTGGTCCAGCAGAAATTGTTCGCCGGTGTGGTATTGGGTTCTGTTACCGTAGCATCGATGAGGCAGTTGAAGCGGTCTTGGCAGTTTCTCGTATGTCTCCACAAGAGCGTGCTTCCCTCGGGGCAAGGGTCAGTGCCTTCGCGAGACAATTTTCAGACGAGGAGTTTTTCAAGAGATTGAGGGAAATTGTGGGTTTTGTAGGGTAAAGATCTTGGGGGCGACGTTGAAAAAATATATTGATTTTGATCGGTCGGCGGGGATTTACGAAGACCTGTGGCTTGACCGTACGGCGCTTATTTCACTATTCACTCCGTCCGATCAGAATCTGGAGATTAAAATCTGGGTTCCTGATAGGAATATTGGAGCGAGAGTTGGGCCTACTAGTGGACTCGTTAAGTATTTAGTTTATGGTCGCGCCGAGCAGGAGCATGCGCAAGAAGGTTCCATCGTCTCGATTTTAGTTCCGCCGCGGACGCTAGCTGCTGACGCAACAGTATGGATTGGGACTTCTTTTTGGCAACTCCTCTATGATTTGGGCGTAGATCGCCTAGCTCGGCGTGTATCAGTTCGCATTCATGCCATAGAAGCCGTTGATATATCGGTCGAATAGGGTTTGCCCCTGTTTGCTGTATGTCGACTGATATGACGCATAACTGGGGGCTAATCTTCGCCGTTTTAGCGGGGCGCGACCGTGGAACTCACGTGGCCATTTTCAGCTTCATGGCGGATGTAACACCGCCGATGCCCATGTTGGGGCGTCCGTTGTTGTCGGTCCACATCCATTCGGTGGCGATCTGCTGCACCTCCCCGATCGTTTCATAGATGTAGAGGTCCAGCCATTCGTGCCGGACCGTTCGGTTGAATCGCTCGACATAGGCGTTCTTTTGCGGCTTGCCGAGCAGGATTTAGGTCAGGGCCATGCCCTGTTTCTCGGCCCAGTTCCTCAGTGTTGCACTGACGGATTCCGGGCCATTGTCGGCTCTGATCGTCAGAGGCCCGCCGCGCCATTGGATGATCTGGTTCAGGGATCGAACGACCTGCTTGGCAGGCATCGAGAAATCAACCTCGATGCCGGGCCTTCACGGTTGAAGTGTCCTGTACATTCAGCAGCCGGAATTACCGTCATCTGCCGGCCGGTCAGCCATGAAATCCATCGACCAGACCAGATTCGGGGCATCCGGCACGGCCAGTTCCTCGGACTTCTCTCGCTAGAGACGTCGCCGAGGCTTGATGCGCAGGTTCAACTCCAGCTCGCAGTAGATCCCGTTTTGCGCTACGATTGTTCCACTGGATCAATCTCTTATCGCTTCAACTCCGGAAGATCTCCACAACCGACGTTCCGTCTTCGCCCAGCTTGATATTGAACGCCTTTTGCGCGTCCGAAGATTTGTTCGCCTTTATCCGATTTCGCTCCTCGTCCAGCCAGGAAAGCGTAGCGGAAAACTCCAGCTTCAAACGGTCCAGTTTGCTGGGGTGAGATCAGGTCTTCAGTCGATTTGATGAAGAAGTTTCACAATGCTGTTCAAGTCGTCGAAGGCAAGTGATTCAGGTTTCAAATCGAAAACTGCAAGCCGACCTCTCAATAGAGTTGGCTTGCAAAGAGCTTCAACAGAGTGATATCGTGGACGATCGGCGTAGTCATCAAACAAAATGCGCGTTTTTTTTTGTATTTTGTTTGCTACAGCTAGAAAACAGCCAACGCGAAAGCGACCGTCTATTAAGATGACATCTGGGTGTTGAAAGTCAGGCCGCGTCCACACAGAAAACGGGTAATCAATAAAAGCTCGCCACTTTGCATCGTTGATTGGGTATCCCCATTCCTTTGTCGGTCCAATGTCAACGTGATGAAGATGAACTGTACCTTTGGGTGGACTGAATGAGAACCACTCTTTCATCATTCCAACCCAACTCGCATCGCTTTCAACAGAGAAGACTGTGGTGCCTGGGGACTGAGCGGCTTCTATAGTGGAACCTCCGGATCCATATTCGAGGATGGTTCGCGCCTTTGAATATTCTTCTCTTACTAGTGAAGCTGCCGGTTCGGGAAGTGTAAGTTGTGGGCGTTTGGGAATTTCGCTGCGCATGGTGAAGACCAACCCGTTTACTGTTTACCCACATAAGGATGCACATTCTAAGCCGTGGTGCAATGACTGGCGTGTTCCGGCAGGTTAAGTGCTGTGCGAATTTTGAGGAAGTAGTTGAGAGCAGTTATCTTGTGGTCTTGGCTATGGAAGTCGGAACATAAGCTTGGACTTCAGGCGTCTCTGAAGAGTCCTGGGGCAACAACCCCGGCATTAAGTTGCCCGCCAGCCTCGCCGGAAAGCTGAGCCTTAAGGGCGCGCGCTGGGTGTTCGATTTCAACGCCCGCAGCGCCAACAGCTCCGCCGTGACCTTTCGCGCTTTACGGTCGCTGACGCCAAGAAGGTCGGGCAGTGAGCCGCGTGCGACCTCGCCCGACATCAGCGCTTCGCGCATGACGATATCTGCGCCCTTGGACAGCGTGCCCTTGGCCATCTCGGCTTTGCACCAGGTCATGATCCGGTCGCGCAGGCGTTGCGGTTGCATCAGGGTTTCCATGAAGCGGACCTGGTTGATGCAGGCCTCCAGGACGAAGGTCTTGAATTCGGCCAAGCGCTGTTCGGAGAGGTTGCCTCGGCCGTCAGCGCCGCCGTGGCGCGGCTCGTCGGCGGCCATAAGACGCTGTTTGTATTCGGCATCTCGGCGGGCAAGGCCTCGTGCAGCGGACCAGAGGCCATCGGAGGCGACGGTGTCGCGCACCATAGCCTTTATTGTCCCTCGAAGCCGAAACAGTCGGCAAAGGGAGGGGCGAAAACAAGCCTTGCGCCAGCGACAGAACCAGTCGCGAACCCTTGGGCCGCTTATCCGCACTCGCTATCTTGCAAATGCGAAGAGCTGACGTCGTCGACCAACGTCACGATCCCGGTGATCCGCCCCGCCGCTTGCTCCAACTCCGCCAGCAGGTTGGCGGCTTCCGCAGTCTTGGGCGCAACATGGGCGCGTTGCGGCGAAGCAAAGCTGTTGCACGCGCCTCCGCCACGCGTCTATCTCTCGCTATGCCCAGACGATTGCCCCCCCTGAACGCCATCCGCGCCTTCGAGGCCAGCGCCCGCCATGGCGGATTTGTCACGGCGGCGCAGGAACTGGGCGTGACAGCGGCAGCCGTCAGTCTGCAAATCCGCAAGCTTGAGGATTTCTATGAAGCCGCACTGTTCCACCGCCTGCCAAGCGGCGTGGAATTGACCGAAATCGGCGCGGCCATCTTCGCCGATTGCACTGCGGCGCTCGCGACGTTGGAATCCACCACCGATCACGTCGAGGCGCGCGAAGCACGTTCGCGAATCGTGATAAGCTGCATCAACTCGCTGGCCCACCGCTGGCTCGCGCAGCATCTGGCCGAAATATCGGCCCGCATTCCCGAAACATGGATCGAATTCCGCGCCGAGCCGGACCCGGTGGATTTCGAGGATCGCAGCGTCGATCTGCGCATCACTTATGGCGACCACCTTTATCCGCATCACGATTCACGGCCCTTGTTCGTCGATCGCCTGACTCCGATCTGTTCGCCCGACTATGCGCATCGCTTCGGACTGGCCAATCTGATGCCCGAAACGCTTCCCGATGAATGCCTGATCCAAACATGGTGGAGCCCAAGCTTCTGGGCATATCCAACTTGGTCGGACTGGTTCGCCCATATCGGCCTGTCGCGCCAGCCCCGAGCCGGGGTCGGTCCTGCGGTGAATATGCCAGCTTTGGCCGTCGATATGGCGCTGGCAGGGATGGGGGTCGCGTTGGGTCAGATGTCACTCGCCTCGCAGCCGATACGGGAAGGGCGTCTGATCACCCCCTTCGCCGGACGCCTGCCGATGCCCAGCGCCTATTGCATCGTCATGCCCCGATCGGCGCGCCGGAAGAAGCGTCTTGCAGTTTTGGTCGCGGCTCTGCGCGATGTGGCGGCGCGCCTTGAAGCCTAAGCGGAGTGGGCCACAGTTTTTCTGATCCTGAGGCAGTTTTTCTGTCGTTGAGGCCAAGCATGGCCATTCCTACCCTGCGGCAAGATCGGGTGGGATCAGGGGAGGGCCGCATGGACGATCATCTGCCACAGACAGGCGACGTGATCCCGGAACTGAGTGATGGGCTAAAGCGGTCTTTCTTCAACATCGACGCCTTCGGCCGCCCGCTGAAATCGCCGATCCCGCAATCCACTTTGGACCGTGCAAGGGCCTATCGGTTGCAGCGGATGCGGGATCAGGTGGTGGCCCATGATTGCGCCGCGATCCTGATGTATTCGCCGATCAACATTCGCTACGCGTTCGATTACACCAACATGCAGATATGGTCTTCGCGCGAGGCGACGCGCTACGCGCTGTTGTTCGGCGAGGGCCCGGCGATCATGCATGAATACAAGGGCGCCGAACATATGGTGAAGAACGGCGCGGGGGTGGATATGGTCATCCCCGCGACGACTTGGCTCTACATGATCTCTGACAGCGAGGTGGGTGCAAGGGCCGCGCGTTGGGCCGCCGAGATTGCCGACCTGATCCGCCAACACGGCGGTGGCAACCGCCGCATCGCGGCAGACAAGCTTGATCCGCTGGGTCTGCGCGCACTGGAGGCGCTGGGGATCGAAGTGATCGACGGGCAGGAACTGGCCGAAAAGGCCCGTAGCGTGAAATCGCCCGACGAGATCGAGTTGATGAAATGGACGATACGCGTCGCGGAAAGCGGGATGTGGCGGATGTATGCGGCATCCGTTCCCGGCGCGACCGAAAACGAGATTTGGGCCGAACTGCACCATGAGAACATCCGCTCAGGCGGCGAGTGGTTCGAGGCGCGGTTGCTCTCGTCCGGTCCACGCACCAATCCGTGGTATCAGGAAGCATCGGATCGTGTGATCGCGGAAGGCGAGATGATCAGCTTTGACACCGACATGATCGGTCCCTACGGCTATTGCGCCGATCTCAGCCGGTCTTGGACTTGCGGTCATGTGCCGATGACTCCGGTGCAGCGGGGGCTGTACCGCTTGGCGTTAGACCAGATTCAGCAGAACACAGAGATTCTGCGCGCCGATATGAGCTTTGCCGAATTCAACGAGAAAAGTTGGAAAATCCCTGAGGTGAACCAGCCATACCGCTATTCGCTGGCGATCCATGGTGTCGGGCTGGTGGATGAATGGCCTGTGGTGCCGTTGCATGTGGATGTGGATGGCAGTTTCGGCACGCGCGAAGGGCGCTTCCACGAAAACATGGTCGTCTGTGTGGAAAGCCTGATCGCGGCACCGGGAACCGAAAGCATCAAGCTGGAGACGCAGGTGCTGATTACCGCGGATGGGCCGGAACGGTTGGACAGTTTCCCATGGGAGATGTGATGGAAAGCCCACGTCGTCGCGGGCGCGAGGCACAATCCGCAGCCCGAAGCGCCGCTGCCCGTCTGCCGCAGGCCGAATGGGGCAGCCCGCGCCATGCCACCGCCCCTTTGGCGCTGGTCGATGACGGGGCGCTGGAGCGGATCCATCACGCCTCGCTGAGCATTCTGGAAGAAATCGGGATGGATTTCCTGTCGCCACAGGCCCGTGCCATCGCCGTGGCCGCTGGAGCCAAGCCGGGACCGGAACCGGAACGGCTTCGCTTTGACCGCGGGCTGGTGATGGACCTTGTCGCCAAGGCTCCTGCCAGTTTCACCCTTCGCGGTGGCCGCCCCGGGCGTGATCTTGCCATCGGGCGAGGGTTCACCCATTGGGCCTGCGTTTCTTCCGCCCCGCAGGTGAATGATTTGGACGGTGGCCGCCGTCCCGGCACGCAAGAGGATTTCCGCCGCTTTCTCCGTTTGGGCCACAGCCTTAACGTCATCAGTTTCTTCGGCGGCTATCCGGTCGAACCGCAGGACCTGCCAGCCGCCACCCGCCACCTCGATTGCATCGCCGATTTCCTGACGATGACTGACAAGGTCTTTCATCCCTACTGCCTTGGCGCGACGCGCATCCGCGATGCCCTGCACCTGATCCGGCTGGCACGAGGTCTCACCGAGGACGATCTGCACCAAGGCCCGCAATGCTATACCGTCGTCAATTCCTCGTCTCCGCTGCGCTATGATGCACCGATGCTTGACGGTTTGATCGAAATGGCGCGCGCCAACCAATGCGTCTGCTTTACTCCGTTCACACTTGCCGGAGCGATGGCGCCGATAACGCTTGCCGGCGCAATTGCGCAGCAGAATGCCGAAACACTCGCGGGTATCGTCTTTGCTCAGATGGTGCGTCCGGGCGCGCCGGTGATCTATGGGGCCTATACCTCCAATGTCGATATGCGAACAGGCGCGCCCGCTATGGGCACACCAGAGTATTTCAAGGCCGCACTGATTTCCGGTCAGCTCGCCCGGTTCTACGGCCTGCCCTACCGATCCTCCGGCGGAAATGCGTCCAACGCGCCGGATGCCCAGTCGATCTACGAGACGACTTTTGCCCTCTGGGGGGCAAAGCTTGGTCAGGCGGATATCGTGATGCATGCCGCCGGATGGCTGGAAGGAGGCCTCTCGGCCAGCCCGGAAAAGTTAATTATCGACGCCGAAATCCTGCAAGGGATCAATGCCGCGCTGTCACCCGTCGTCGTGGATGACGCCACGCTGGGTCTGGACGCGATCCGCGAAGTGGGGCCGGGCGGGCACTTCTTCGGCGCGGCGCATACGATGGACCGCTATACCAGCGCCTTCTACGTGCCGCTTCTGTCAGACTGGTCAAACTTCGGGGCATGGACCGCTGCCGGTTCGCGCGAGGCGCTGGCGCGGGCTCATGAAACCATGACAGCGTTGATTGCCGACTATGTGCCACCCCCGCTCGACCCTGCACGCGCCGAGGCTGTGGCCGATTTCGTCGCCCAGCGAAAGGCCGAAGGAGGCGCTTTGGATGCCTGAAGTCCGCGCTGGGCTGCGGCCATTGTTCCAGCCGCTGGCCTTGCGCGGGCGGGTCCTCAAGAACCGCATCGCAAGCACCGCACATGCCCCGGGCTATGCCGAAAACGGCCTGCCCGGCCCCCGCTATCAGGCCTATCATGAAGCCAAGGCCCGGGGCGGCATCGGGCTTACAATGTTCGGCGGGTCTTCCATCGTGTCGGGGGATGTCACGTCGATCTATGGGCAAATCGACGTATCGACCGACCGTGTCATCCCTTATTTTCAGGCCTTTGCCGCCCGCATCCATGCCCATGGCACGGCGCTGATGTGCCAGATTAGCCATATGGGGCGTCGCACCGCATGGGATGCAGGCGACTGGATCGCCCCCATCGCACCGTCCGCAATCCGCGACCCCGCCCACCACGCCATGCCCCGCGCGATGGAGGAAGAGGATATCGCCCGCGTGATCGCCGATTACATCGCCGCCGCGCGGCGCTGTGCCGAAGGCGGGCTAGATGGCTGCGAGGTGTTTGTCACTTCGCATCTGCCCGGTCAGTTCCTATCACCAGCCGCGAACCACCGGCAGGATCAGTGGGGCGGAACGCTGGAAAACCGCATGCGGTTCCTCATGGAAATCCTGCGCGGCATCCGCCTTGAGGTGCCGCAGGATTTCATCCTGTCCCTGCGCCTGAGCCCCGATGAAAGCAGCGAAGGCGGCCCCGATGCCGCGGAATGCCTTGCCGTGGCCCGCGCCGCCCGCGACGAAGGCTTGATTGATCTGGTAAACCTGATCGGGCCTGGAGGGGCCACCAATGCCTCCATCGCGCAGGTTATCCCCGGAATGGCCCTGCCGCTTGCGCCTTGGATGCGGATGGCCAAGGCTTTTCGCGACGGGATCGCGATGCCGGTGCTGCATGCTACGCGGGTCACAGATCTGGGCACAGCGGCGCATGCGGTGGAAAGCGGGGCGGTCGATCTGATCGGCCTGACGCGCGGGCATATCGCGGACCCTGCCATCGTGCAGAAGGCGCTGGCGGGACAGGAAGACCGCATCCGCCCCTGTGTCGGCGCCGCCTATTGCATCGACCGGGTCTATGCCGGGAAGGATGCCGTCTGTCTGCACAATGCCGCGACGGGGCGTGAGACATGGCTGCCCCATGCGATCGTCCCAGCCCCGCAGCGCCTGAAGGCCGTGGTCGCAGGTGGTGGCCCAGCGGGGATGGAGGCCGCGCGCGTACTGGCCCTGCGCGGGCATGACGTTGTGCTGATTGAGGCATCGGGGCGGCTGGGCGGGCAAGTCCGGCTTGCCGAAAGGGCGGGATGGCGGCGCGATATCGGCGGCGTGGCGGATTGGCTTGCGGCCGAGATCGGGCATCTTGGCGTGCGGGTGCAGTTCGACACATGGGCCGACAAGGAAAATGTGCTGGCCGAAACCCCTGACATCGTCATCGATGCAACCGGTGGACTCCCGAAATCGCTTCAGATTCCCGGTGCCGATTTGATCCTGTCCACTTGGGATGCGTTGACCACCCTGCCCGAGGCGGGTCGCGCCATTCTTATCCATGACGAGGTGGGTGGCCATCAGGCTGTCTCGCTGGCCGAGGAACTTGTCCGCCGCGGTTGCACCGTGGAAATCTGCACACCGGACCGGCTTGTCGGACGCGATCTGGGCGGGTCATCTTATCCAATCTACCTTGGCAACCTTGCCCGCGCAGGCGTGCGCCTGACCCCAGTCACCGCCATCAGTGCTGTTTTGCGAAAGGGCAACCGCTTGACCGCAAGACTTGCCCACGAATATGGCGGCCCGGGTGACGAGCGCGAGGTCGACATCGTCATCGCCGAACTGGGCACGGAACCCTTTCCCGCGCTATTCGATGCGATCAAACCCCTTTCCATGAACCAAGGCGTCACCGATCTGGCGGCGACCCTCTCCGCCACCGCCCAGCCAGCCACAACGCCCGGTCTTAGGCTCTATCGCGTGGGAGATGCCTTAGCTGGGCGCGATATCCATGCCGCCCTTCTCGATTCCCTACGCCTTTGCAAGGACCTCTGATCCTCTACGCCGGGGCCGGGGTCACTTTTACTTGCCCTGAATCAGGATTTGTGCGGTTGCAGCATGGGTTTTCCTGACCCCACCCTGAAACTGGAAGAGCCAAAATGCCGCCATCTTCGCAACAGATGCGCCGCGCGCATCCTTCAGGGAGTTGCCAATGTCCGACACCATGCTCACCGAGCGATCCATCCACCCCCTTGCCGAGGGCACAGCGCGGGATTTCCGCGAAGGTCGCCTAAACCGGCGCGAATTCTTTGCCACCATGGCAGCGTGGGGCGTCAGCGCCGCTGGAGCCTGTGCACTTGGCGGCCTGCCGACACCTGTCGCGGCGCAGGAAACGCCAGTTAAGGGCGGGACGCTGCGTGTCGCA
Encoded proteins:
- a CDS encoding LysR substrate-binding domain-containing protein — encoded protein: MPRRLPPLNAIRAFEASARHGGFVTAAQELGVTAAAVSLQIRKLEDFYEAALFHRLPSGVELTEIGAAIFADCTAALATLESTTDHVEAREARSRIVISCINSLAHRWLAQHLAEISARIPETWIEFRAEPDPVDFEDRSVDLRITYGDHLYPHHDSRPLFVDRLTPICSPDYAHRFGLANLMPETLPDECLIQTWWSPSFWAYPTWSDWFAHIGLSRQPRAGVGPAVNMPALAVDMALAGMGVALGQMSLASQPIREGRLITPFAGRLPMPSAYCIVMPRSARRKKRLAVLVAALRDVAARLEA
- a CDS encoding M24 family metallopeptidase, whose translation is MDDHLPQTGDVIPELSDGLKRSFFNIDAFGRPLKSPIPQSTLDRARAYRLQRMRDQVVAHDCAAILMYSPINIRYAFDYTNMQIWSSREATRYALLFGEGPAIMHEYKGAEHMVKNGAGVDMVIPATTWLYMISDSEVGARAARWAAEIADLIRQHGGGNRRIAADKLDPLGLRALEALGIEVIDGQELAEKARSVKSPDEIELMKWTIRVAESGMWRMYAASVPGATENEIWAELHHENIRSGGEWFEARLLSSGPRTNPWYQEASDRVIAEGEMISFDTDMIGPYGYCADLSRSWTCGHVPMTPVQRGLYRLALDQIQQNTEILRADMSFAEFNEKSWKIPEVNQPYRYSLAIHGVGLVDEWPVVPLHVDVDGSFGTREGRFHENMVVCVESLIAAPGTESIKLETQVLITADGPERLDSFPWEM
- a CDS encoding trimethylamine methyltransferase family protein: MESPRRRGREAQSAARSAAARLPQAEWGSPRHATAPLALVDDGALERIHHASLSILEEIGMDFLSPQARAIAVAAGAKPGPEPERLRFDRGLVMDLVAKAPASFTLRGGRPGRDLAIGRGFTHWACVSSAPQVNDLDGGRRPGTQEDFRRFLRLGHSLNVISFFGGYPVEPQDLPAATRHLDCIADFLTMTDKVFHPYCLGATRIRDALHLIRLARGLTEDDLHQGPQCYTVVNSSSPLRYDAPMLDGLIEMARANQCVCFTPFTLAGAMAPITLAGAIAQQNAETLAGIVFAQMVRPGAPVIYGAYTSNVDMRTGAPAMGTPEYFKAALISGQLARFYGLPYRSSGGNASNAPDAQSIYETTFALWGAKLGQADIVMHAAGWLEGGLSASPEKLIIDAEILQGINAALSPVVVDDATLGLDAIREVGPGGHFFGAAHTMDRYTSAFYVPLLSDWSNFGAWTAAGSREALARAHETMTALIADYVPPPLDPARAEAVADFVAQRKAEGGALDA
- a CDS encoding glycosyltransferase: MRRVKKNLQRKRFCATYFFLDVCRVASGPIMDAVNEFFVKNVYYQRMARVQPESAARHYIEHGRALNLKPHPFFADISVDAGGHADEKDLALLLNKTSVLFDPEFCSSRAGVPVSDALAFASERIANNEWVDFHPLFTEIDYRLSRVQSLAVWVDMLHDASYSFVGDFFCHFMPKYYRETASIIKHENEILDYLLEGERSGGLPHVFNVPWFTAQFRDESRQSQKRRLYWLNMLADFGQYGPYCSPFFDPLKFNHEFSLRSAERVKNLHPLAKFIMQVGDIVAPHPEVVPSALVYSFLDRSIDHCASSNVSGRDVIDALHVAMTGSTPVCSNPSLSICILNYNKPTHTALSAIAAARNAPENTEILVLDNGSGPKDYELLCLLTRKYRNISIIRSPKNLFFGEGNNILVDRSRGDKVLFLNNDAYVGPTTIRSLVDHLDRQPGAVAVGCTFLFPDLRVQEAGGIISDCGQQIQLHKYSSFELQRKFASGGSAQSTQYISSACFCVRRSVLDDVGGYDSVFEPLYFEDADLCKRIVSSGGRIDYLPGEYVIHFENASTREFLGDDFLPQISRNREKFRHRWLYRAPDYRPRDMFRQVGRARDASRPLAVIYTPYNIGIGGGERYTLAVAVALAESYNVIVATSTPCSRTRLCFALSDLGLDLSDDMIIDVAQIEELRAQECDLMIAVGNQAIPPIVMFGKRNIYHCQFPFPGHHEDRWQANRLKNVDAVIVNSEFTKSHLSRCYEGLNCDVPIYVTYAPVRTTSIVRRETPEAQLLSLINIGRFDPDGHAKRQDIAITVLREALRTSSDIHLNLVGGLHADQRRFDYFNRLVSSSEDLALPVKFSVNASRGDLEALLASSDVYFHACGFGGDLIGAPERQEHFGIAVVEGMMWGLIPVVFDGGGPAEIVRRCGIGFCYRSIDEAVEAVLAVSRMSPQERASLGARVSAFARQFSDEEFFKRLREIVGFVG
- a CDS encoding FAD-dependent oxidoreductase produces the protein MPEVRAGLRPLFQPLALRGRVLKNRIASTAHAPGYAENGLPGPRYQAYHEAKARGGIGLTMFGGSSIVSGDVTSIYGQIDVSTDRVIPYFQAFAARIHAHGTALMCQISHMGRRTAWDAGDWIAPIAPSAIRDPAHHAMPRAMEEEDIARVIADYIAAARRCAEGGLDGCEVFVTSHLPGQFLSPAANHRQDQWGGTLENRMRFLMEILRGIRLEVPQDFILSLRLSPDESSEGGPDAAECLAVARAARDEGLIDLVNLIGPGGATNASIAQVIPGMALPLAPWMRMAKAFRDGIAMPVLHATRVTDLGTAAHAVESGAVDLIGLTRGHIADPAIVQKALAGQEDRIRPCVGAAYCIDRVYAGKDAVCLHNAATGRETWLPHAIVPAPQRLKAVVAGGGPAGMEAARVLALRGHDVVLIEASGRLGGQVRLAERAGWRRDIGGVADWLAAEIGHLGVRVQFDTWADKENVLAETPDIVIDATGGLPKSLQIPGADLILSTWDALTTLPEAGRAILIHDEVGGHQAVSLAEELVRRGCTVEICTPDRLVGRDLGGSSYPIYLGNLARAGVRLTPVTAISAVLRKGNRLTARLAHEYGGPGDEREVDIVIAELGTEPFPALFDAIKPLSMNQGVTDLAATLSATAQPATTPGLRLYRVGDALAGRDIHAALLDSLRLCKDL